From one Maridesulfovibrio frigidus DSM 17176 genomic stretch:
- the saoX gene encoding ABC transporter substrate-binding subunit SaoX, with amino-acid sequence MGTSYKISLSSFLSITIMMVLGALLFSANQAVADDDDYVVQLGYYNCDHMTAAPIAKEAGIFDELGLKVNVTGNGQVPQAMAAGRMDAGYIGIHGLMRARLKGAPIFVSANNHLGGSYYLVVSNDIKTPQDLIGKKLSLGSNPTKRSASWVGFTAANNIPVDPAKYEVFAMADKDEFIALKTHSLDGYLTCDPWGSMAEYDGCGWIMETFSKLPSTNDWGVCCVLAMSNEFGKEHPELAKKMIQAHVKALEFIYTQPKRAAEIFAKAYSVPEEVALMTIFKKTVAEERTLNWEVDKGKIQDEIDYNVSIGTLDAAPPLEEFVNVEFLNAAKVDDFKTFIKEKVDPIFPMGMTYEQWKAKALEIHAQRG; translated from the coding sequence ATGGGCACATCTTATAAAATTTCTCTTAGTTCATTTTTATCTATAACAATCATGATGGTTTTGGGGGCACTGCTTTTTTCTGCCAATCAGGCGGTTGCAGATGACGATGACTACGTTGTTCAACTTGGCTACTACAATTGCGATCACATGACAGCCGCGCCCATAGCCAAGGAAGCAGGAATATTCGATGAGCTAGGTCTCAAGGTGAATGTAACAGGAAATGGGCAGGTCCCTCAGGCAATGGCTGCAGGGCGGATGGATGCCGGTTATATTGGTATTCATGGTCTCATGAGAGCCCGCCTTAAAGGTGCCCCCATTTTCGTCAGCGCTAATAACCATCTTGGCGGTTCCTACTATCTGGTTGTTTCCAACGATATCAAAACACCGCAGGACTTGATTGGCAAAAAGCTTTCTCTAGGTAGTAACCCTACCAAGCGAAGCGCTTCATGGGTTGGATTCACTGCAGCGAATAATATTCCTGTAGATCCTGCAAAATATGAAGTTTTTGCCATGGCAGACAAGGATGAATTCATTGCACTTAAGACTCATAGTCTTGATGGGTACCTCACATGTGATCCTTGGGGATCAATGGCTGAATATGATGGTTGTGGCTGGATTATGGAAACCTTTTCTAAACTGCCATCCACCAATGATTGGGGCGTTTGCTGCGTACTCGCTATGAGTAATGAGTTTGGTAAAGAGCATCCGGAATTAGCAAAAAAAATGATTCAGGCTCACGTTAAGGCTTTGGAATTCATATACACTCAGCCCAAACGGGCAGCGGAAATCTTTGCAAAAGCTTACTCTGTCCCTGAGGAAGTGGCTCTTATGACTATTTTCAAAAAGACTGTTGCCGAAGAGCGCACGTTGAACTGGGAAGTTGATAAAGGGAAGATTCAGGACGAGATCGATTACAACGTATCCATTGGAACTTTGGACGCAGCTCCTCCTCTTGAAGAGTTTGTGAATGTTGAGTTCTTAAATGCCGCAAAAGTGGATGATTTCAAAACATTCATCAAAGAGAAAGTCGATCCCATTTTTCCTATGGGTATGACATATGAGCAGTGGAAGGCTAAGGCTTTGGAAATCCACGCACAGAGGGGGTAG
- the saoC gene encoding Cys-Cys-COOH (seleno)protein SaoC, with protein MRNAYILFAELLVLSVLCCGCENIQKTPKDVAEGLTQCTDIYDVFFQKNPKCTPILATEGDVNDDGDADLVLLYVGVDCNNWMCVLLRDKDGGYTASKTHKAPVSNQSVIFRNIDGKPPLEFIVQGMKGAKSGFAIYRMENGELMDVFGEGMEDCC; from the coding sequence ATGAGAAATGCATACATCTTATTTGCAGAATTGTTGGTCCTATCCGTTTTATGTTGTGGATGCGAAAACATACAGAAAACACCAAAGGATGTAGCTGAAGGGCTCACGCAATGTACTGATATTTACGATGTCTTTTTTCAAAAAAATCCTAAGTGTACGCCCATTTTGGCTACCGAAGGAGATGTTAATGATGATGGTGATGCCGATCTCGTACTGTTGTATGTCGGGGTAGATTGCAATAATTGGATGTGCGTTCTGCTTCGTGACAAAGATGGGGGCTATACCGCTTCGAAAACGCACAAAGCCCCCGTATCAAACCAGTCTGTAATCTTTCGGAATATAGATGGTAAGCCTCCACTTGAATTTATCGTGCAGGGTATGAAAGGAGCTAAGTCAGGTTTTGCTATTTACAGAATGGAAAATGGCGAACTGATGGATGTTTTTGGAGAAGGCATGGAAGACTGCTGCTAA